The following coding sequences are from one Plasmodium gaboni strain SY75 chromosome 10, whole genome shotgun sequence window:
- a CDS encoding EMP1-trafficking protein has protein sequence MENIINKKHNKGGNSKIFVLLKFSIYTILLWIVTFTTNNYKYNDYNNEGRSKQVRYKRLLSEAAVEFDTIFDVFKESFLDQMGCSDQDKNEIKNAMKMYYDNIDINALSNEIQNNENFLNEFGNDASSINKIMKTDITSGQGTSADDNKTENNVSTSQGDDKLESSTSGVERKKERPNLFTDTLSKDKNNTNDTKKEENKGEPSQLDENNHSGSSSYQGEKNNKKTQMNNQDKTENKTDKNETVTKKPSKYTLNLDSPLLKGSSEGETSTKKAQDKSIEPTKKPSKYTLNLDSPLLKGSSEDESQSKKESKDSNGSTKKPSKYTLNVDSPLLKGSSEDETSSNKESNDSNGATKKPSKYTLNVDSPLLKGSSEGETSSNKESNDSNGATKKPSKYTLNVDSPLLKSEQKSDVKRGASNLFSLDNIGKLDLGSILVQNLELLKGFALNFQTLSLLFLVFVGQFYPEHFQKAAIFVGMVNVFLECKRLYGRSQKKLK, from the exons ATGGAAAAcataataaacaaaaagCATAATAAAGGGGGAAATAGTAAAATCtttgttttattaaaattttctatatatacTATTTTATTATGGATAGTTACATTTACAACTAATAAT tataaatataatgattataaCAATGAAGGAAGAAGTAAACAAGTGAGATATAAAAGATTATTAAGCGAGGCTGCTGTAGAATTTGATACAATTTTTGATGTGTTTAAGGAAAGTTTTTTAGATCAAATGGGATGTAGTGATCaagataaaaatgaaataaaaaatgctatgaaaatgtattatgataatatagatataaatgCATTATCTAACGAAATACAAAACAATGAAAATTTCCTTAACGAATTTGGTAATGATGCTAGTAGTATTAACAAAATTATGAAAACTGATATTACAAGTGGTCAAGGAACTAGTGctgatgataataaaacaGAAAATAATGTATCAACATCTCAAGGTGATGATAAGCTTGAATCATCCACTTCAGGAGTAGAAAGGAAGAAGGAAAGACCCAATTTATTTACAGATACATTATCTAAAgacaaaaataatacaaatgacactaaaaaagaagaaaataaagGAGAACCATCACAATTAGATGAAAATAACCATAGCGGAAGTTCATCATATCAAGGAGAAAAGAATAACAAAAAGACACAAATGAACAACCAAGATAAAACTGAAAATAAAActgataaaaatgaaacTGTAACAAAAAAACCTTCTAAATATACATTGAATCTTGATTCTCCTTTATTAAAAGGTTCAAGTGAAGGTGAAACCTCAACCAAAAAAGCACAAGATAAAAGTATAGAACCAACAAAAAAACCTTCTAAATATACATTAAATCTTGATTCTCCTCTATTAAAAGGTTCAAGTGAAGATGAATCACAATCTAAGAAAGAGTCAAAAGATAGTAACGGATCAACTAAAAAACCTTCTAAATATACATTGAATGTTGATTCCCCCTTATTAAAAGGTTCAAGTGAAGATGAAACATCATCAAACAAAGAATCAAATGATAGTAATGGAGCAACTAAAAAACCTTCAAAATATACATTGAATGTTGATTCCCCTCTTTTAAAAGGTTCAAGTGAAGGTGAAACGTCATCTAACAAAGAATCAAATGATAGTAATGGAGCAACTAAAAAACCTTCTAAATATACTTTGAATGTTGATTCCCCTCTTTTAAAAAGCGAACAAAAATCAGATGTAAAACGTGGCGCAAGTAATTTGTTTAGTCTAGATAATATTGGAAAACTCGATTTAGGTTCCATACTTGTCCAAAATTTAGAATTACTAAAAGGCTTTGCGTTGAATTTCCAAACATTGAGTTTACTTTTCTTGGTGTTCGTTGGACAGTTCTATCCTGAACATTTTCAAAAGGCTGCAATATTCGTTGGAATGGTAAATGTATTTTTAGAATGTAAACGTTTATATGGTAGATCTcaaaagaaattaaaataa
- a CDS encoding exported protein (PHISTc) has translation MKTRQCAVFFVAVVFILLKNSSIWEKKGDIEIRGRHIKSLCELSIDNYENERKKNNVHNENDSNSQKDVNNKEHNKKKKSKKYQDDKIDDFSNNNDVTFDNTLYDMEVVPVLRNKNHQRVLSNEQIKEKIDNLGEIVSVEDMHKIFDLIHNNEKKKFFNMKEDIHEYSEKLSQYYDIPENIKKKCWINASYEMEETLLNKENFFYKNFYVFANIGERKRSSLLDAIYGYQKKWKEVRFTVDETWREYIFQTFIDFDNKRKRKLRLQKV, from the exons ATGAAAACAAGACAATGTGCGGTGTTTTTTGTAGCCGtagtttttattttattaaaa AATTCATCCATATGGGAAAAAAAAGGAGATATTGAAATTAGAGGAAGACATATTAAGAGTTTGTGTGAATTATCTATTGATAATTATGAGAATGAGAGAAAGAAAAACAATGTACATAATGAGAATGATTCAAATTCACAGAAGgatgtaaataataaggaacacaataagaaaaagaaatcaaaaaaatatcaagATGATAAGATAGATgatttttcaaataataatgatgtAACATTTGACAATACATTATATGATATGGAAGTAGTACCTGTTCttagaaataaaaatcatCAGAGAGTTTTATCaaatgaacaaataaaagaaaaaatagaTAATTTAGGTGAAATTGTGTCTGTAGAAGATATgcataaaatatttgatttaatacataataatgaaaagaaaaaattttttaatatgaaaGAAGATATACATGAATATAGTGAAAAATTATCTcaatattatgatatacctgaaaatataaaaaaaaaatgttgGATAAATGCAAGTTATGAAATGGAAGAAactttattaaataaagaaaatttcttttataaaaatttttatgtttttgCTAATATTGGTGAAAGAAAACGTAGTTCACTTTTAGATGCCATTTATGgatatcaaaaaaaatggaaagAAGTTAGATTTACAGTTGATGAAACTTGGCgtgaatatattttccaAACATTTATTGATTTTGAtaacaaaagaaaaagaaaattacGATTACAAAAGgtttaa
- a CDS encoding exported protein (hyp2), whose translation MYIFIYNNIVIESTHLRIIKKKKKKEKKMTKLRYKYTFNFIYNKYDEVIQLGCINLDNMNKNNKKGNKKKYINIFPIMRILLICLLLSLVDKSNDNAYNKDMFQKDKGNCSRLRYNRLLSEPIFEFDVMYDLFKDNFLEQIGYSDAQKNELKLSMKSFFQSSNSQEYTYSRREDNIHSISNTNVTNVKSVKFEEPQDKKNLITIEEINAGNNDSEEKKNEPIIINVDENKNLESVISNEQEETTTNNEGKKKKTKKPHKNKGSSTSYDNIEENEILKENNVEVEELIEENRGLIKKGSIYKNKLKEKSVEKRIKGKNYLFHIIEKAKEIPPGVIVGLFSIFYVALGENRSSLILLIVIFILALHAYLEVKRICRFLDID comes from the exons atgtatatatttatttataataatatagtaATTGAATCTACACATCTAAgaatcataaaaaaaaaaaaaaaaaaagaaaaaaaaatgactaaattaagatataaatatacctttaattttatatataataaatatgatgaaGTTATACAACTTGGTTGTATTAATTTagataatatgaataaaaataataaaaagggaaataagaaaaaatatatcaatatttttCCAATTATGAgaattttattaatttgCCTGTTATTGTCGTTGGTGGATAAATCAAATGAt AATGCATATAATAAGGATATGTTTCAAAAGGATAAAGGGAATTGTAGTCGCCTAAGATACAATAGATTATTATCAGAACCAATTTTCGAATTTGATGTTATGtatgatttatttaaagATAATTTTTTAGAACAAATTGGTTATAGTGATGcacaaaaaaatgaattaaaacTTTCTATGAAATCGTTTTTTCAAAGTTCAAATAGTCAAGAATATACCTATTCTAGACGAGAAGATAATATTCACAGTATTAGTAATACAAATGTGACAAACGTGAAAAGTGTGAAATTTGAAGAACCACAAgataagaaaaatttaattaCAATTGAAGAAATAAATGCAGGTAATAATGATTCagaagaaaagaaaaatgaaccaattattataaatgtgGATGAAAATAAGAATTTGGAAAGTGTAATTTCCAATGAACAGGAAGAAACAACTACTAATAATGAAggaaaaaagaaaaaaactAAAAAACCCCATAAGAATAAAGGCAGTAGTACATCTTATGATAATATAGAAGAgaatgaaatattaaaagaaaataatgtaGAAGTTGAAGAACTAATTGAAGAAAACAGAGGGttaattaaaaaaggatctatatataaaaataaattaaaagaaaaatctgtggaaaaaagaataaaaggaaaaaattatctttttcatataatagAAAAGGCAAAAGAAATTCCCCCAGGTGTTATTGTAGgtttattttctattttttatgtgGCACTAGGAGAAAATAGATCATCcttaattttattaattgtaatatttattttagCACTACATGCATATTTGGAAGTAAAAAGAATATGTCGATTCTTAGATATAgattaa
- a CDS encoding exported protein (PHISTc), with amino-acid sequence MDKTNFSIRKMFTYSCKPKILIFIGIVLICIMNLWIYRNKGASNFHEGNVHCRTLSDNNAKKEDGSRNRKVKNKEQRSTCNNSNITSEAYNDYSKIYNYGNSDKELSASDMELFKEENYGLLEDMTDSINKEIKELEEFPSKDILRNIWFKVHCNERNKFLSLKYSIRKIHDKYFCDTNKNEELGKKVWNKCCAIIMEEFLKLDSIQNSLFHNLMEKETVTLEEFEDFVKLCMNGYKYTKKQTKKKCVKKLNKTLSQRL; translated from the exons ATGGATAAGACAAATTTTAGTATAAGGAAAATGTTTACATATTCTTGTAAACCgaaaattttaattttcaTAGGAATAGTTCTTATCTGTATTATG aaTTTATGGATATATAGGAACAAAGGAGCATCTAACTTTCATGAAGGTAATGTACATTGTAGAACATTATCAGATAATAATgcaaaaaaagaagatgGGTCACGTAATAGAAAGGTAAAAAACAAAGAACAACGTTCTACATgtaataatagtaatattaCTTCAGAAGCATATAATGattattcaaaaatatataactatGGAAATTCTGATAAAGAATTAAGTGCATCGGATATGGAATTATTTAAAGAGGAAAATTATGGTCTTTTAGAAGATATGACTGATAGtattaataaagaaataaaagaattagAAGAATTTCCATCAAAGGATATTCTTCGTAATATTTGGTTCAAGGTACATTGTAAtgaaagaaataaatttcTTTCTCTTAAATATAGTATAAGAAAAATACatgataaatatttttgtgatacgaataaaaatgaagaacTTGGTAAAAAAGTATGGAATAAATGCTGTGCTATAATTATGGAagaatttttaaaattgGATAGTATTCAAAATAGTCTATTTCATAATTTAATGGAAAAAGAAACAGTAACTCTTGAGGAATTTGAAGATTTTGTTAAACTTTGTATGAAtggatataaatatacCAAAAAACAAACCAAAAAAAAGTGtgttaaaaaattaaataagACATTAAGTCAGagattataa
- a CDS encoding exported protein (hyp16), translated as MIKDHNNNLMSMNFYTYKKMISDNSTSNSSSKMEKGNNRYLNGKNINIFPLIKFTIFTLLIWIVTFINNYGNYMNDRCRMIELSTNRFLAEPLLEFDTVFDVFKDTFLKNMGCNEEETNNIRSTMKLYFDNIDMNALSKEMKENGNFFEQIGNNENTLEKFMKKDISQLKCINVENVEEGDEIPKPYTVEEVDPNNPYKGGIGNIQFNSDFIRRSVFTLKKIGTSPSFLITMTAILLKNDHLKTALLIMLALFLKGVNFALDLKSYNDKFHFIKF; from the exons atgataaaagatcataataataactTAATGAGTATGAATTTTTATAcatacaaaaaaatgattaGTGATAATTCTACAAGTAACTCTAGTTCTAAAATGgaaaaaggaaataataGATATTTGAATgggaaaaatataaatatttttccGTTAATAAAATTTACTATATTTACCCTTTTAATATGGATAGTGACATTTATAAATAAC TATGGaaattatatgaatgatAGGTGTAGAATGATAGAGTTAAGTACTAATCGATTTTTAGCCGAACCATTATTAGAATTTGATACAGTTTTTGATGTATTTAAAGATAcgtttttaaaaaatatgggttgtaatgaagaagaaacaaataatataagatCAACTatgaaattatattttgataatatcGACATGAATGCATTATCTAAAGAAATGAAAGAAAATGGAAATTTCTTTGAACAAATAGgaaataatgaaaatacGTTGGAAAAATTCATGAAAAAAGATATAAGTCaattaaaatgtataaatgTTGAAAATGTTGAAGAGGGTGACGAAATACCTAAACCTTATACAGTTGAAGAAGTAGATCCAAATAATCCATATAAAGGAGGAATTGGTAATATCCAATTTAATTCAGATTTTATTCGTAGAAGTGTATTtactttaaaaaaaataggCACATCACCTTCTTTTCTTATTACAATGACAGCAATACTTTTGAAAAATGATCATTTAAAGACAGCTTTATTAATAATGCTTgcattatttttaaaggGAGTGAATTTTGCATTGGATTTAAAATcatataatgataaatttcatttcataaaattttaa
- a CDS encoding putative alpha/beta hydrolase, giving the protein MLNFKRWSTIICKELMIKINLKSNEYKLFSIYLKNDKKNTKNCLVPTLPKRITMTVLGMIYLLIKDVALIEHKKISQLKIVDRYTRKLAEVLKDNENVENFLLNNDIYDKTGNKSNVSGYENVKEEVPSDVKYDNNDINNEDELNEHYPQVNYDIIKRLVYAENEKYYFNEKNKEEIRNAEKKYKNPLNEEKHDKDDYIIFDDGNPEINFFTNKDNMKIARYAWYVPNAKAHIFGLHGITSHLRNEYLNYYGRPKWVDKNGNTNEGDIKNEDENTEGNSCKSCDKSELKKSRRSANDAPKNSAAHSVMSNLKNEKNFNSESSISEMNFKTSIDDEKVLIIDESDNNANVDRNLYYCSYCGLTDYCNCGERTLSYENSWIQKFNDNNFSFFGIDNQSHGLSDGYKDERCFVDKFDDFVLDAVQGLEIFIKELKEKNDVKPIIIMGTSMGGCIALKMFEYIHKLKKEWKTQIKGLVLVSPMISVDRQKKKFSNRMLISLGNLLKKLYPLLKIDVKESNAKYDWIKYDSEIDPFQYCDGVKVGIASECVTGADNCLKDDILKYIDKSDVDIMILQSKYDVSVDPTGTVNFMKKMIDIYNDKNDKKSNNKNINGTENKKNVESTNLKESNKNDENKKVSVQNVHESNSIELLDGDNEPCKHLEDYTVLRGNELEDDKRLWNSCNHGYYKNFKKKIKSKKNNKNESDKEEDTFKHLSAHILNYGSHCLACEPQSEETLNILMNWLNSVNP; this is encoded by the exons ATGCTTAATTTTAAGAGGTGGAGCACCATTATATGTAAAGAGttaatgataaaaattaatttaaaatcaaatgaatataaaCTTTTCtctatttatttaaaaaatgataagaaaaatacaaaaaattgTTTAGTTCCTACCTTACCTAAACGGATTACTATGACAGTTCTAGGAATGATTTATTTGTTAATTAAA GATGTTGCATTAATtgaacataaaaaaatatccCAGTTGAAAATTGTTGACAGATATACAAGGAAGTTAGCTGAAgttttaaaagataatgaaaatgttgaaaattttttattaaataacgatatatatgataaaacAGGAAACAAATCAAACGTCAGTGGTTATGAAAATGTTAAGGAGGAAGTACCTAGTGATGTTAAgtatgataataatgatattaataatgaagatGAATTAAATGAACATTATCCACAAGTtaattatgatattatCAAACGTTTGGTTTATGCTGAAAATgagaaatattatttcaatgaaaaaaataaggaagaaataagaaatgctgaaaagaaatataaaaatcCATTAAATGAAGAGAAACATGATAAAGatgattatataatatttgatGATGGTAATCCAgaaattaatttttttactaataaagataatatgaaaatagCTAGATATGCTTGGTATGTTCCAAATGCTAAAGCTCATATATTTGGCTTACATGGAATTACTTCACACTTAAgaaatgaatatttaaattacTATGGTAGACCTAAATGGGTAGATAAAAACGGAAATACAAATGAAGGggatataaaaaatgagGATGAAAATACAGAAGGGAATTCGTGTAAATCATGTGATAAAAGCGAATTGAAAAAATCTAGAAGATCAGCAAATGACGCCCCCAAGAATTCAGCTGCACATTCTGTTATGAGTAATTTgaaaaatgagaaaaatTTCAATTCGGAAAGTTCAATTAGTGAAATGAATTTTAAAACATCTATAGATGATGAGAAGGTATTGATAATTGATGAAAGTGATAATAATGCAAATGTTGATagaaatttatattattgttcATATTGTGGTCTTACTGATTATTGTAATTGTGGAGAACGAACCTTATCATATGAAAATAGCTGGATACAAAAATTTAAcgataataatttttcattttttgGTATTGATAATCAATCTCATGGTTTATCAGATGGGTATAAAGATGAGCGTTGTTTTGTCGATAAATTTGACGACTTCGTTTTAGACGCTGTTCAAGGtttagaaatatttataaaagagctgaaagaaaaaaatgatgtaAAACCAATAATAATTATGGGTACATCTATGGGTGGTTGTATAGCTTTAAAAATGTTTGaatacatacataaatTAAAGAAAGAATGGAAGACACAAATTAAAGGTTTAGTACTAGTTTCTCCTATGATTAGTGTAGACAGAcagaaaaagaaattttcTAATAGAATGTTAATAAGTCTAGGTAATTTACTTAAGAAATTATATCCTCTTCTAAAAATTGATGTGAAAGAAAGTAATGCAAAATATGATTGGATAAAATATGATTCTGAAATAGATCCATTTCAATATTGCGATGGAGTAAAAGTAGGAATTGCATCAGAGTGTGTAACAGGTGCTGATAATTGTTTGAAAGATGATATtctaaaatatatagataaaagTGATGTCGATATTATGATTCTGCAATCAAAATATGATGTATCAGTTGATCCTACAGGTACTGttaattttatgaaaaaaatgatagATATTTACAACGATAAAAATGACAAAAAATCgaataataagaatattaaTGGTAcagaaaataaaaaaaatgtagaAAGCActaatttaaaagaatctaataaaaatgatgagAACAAAAAAGTATCAGTTCAAAATGTCCATGAGTCTAATTCTATTGAATTATTGGATGGAGACAATGAACCATGTAAGCATTTAGAAGATTACACAGTTTTAAGAGGTAATGAATTAGAAGATGACAAACGTTTATGGAATTCATGTAATCATggatattataaaaattttaaaaagaaaataaaatcaaaaaaaaataataaaaatgaatcTGATAAGGAAGAGGATACATTTAAACACTTGAGTGctcatattttaaattatgGTTCTCATTGTTTAGCATGTGAACCACAATCAGAAGAAACtcttaatattttaatgaaCTGGCTTAATAGTGTAAATCCATAA